In Alphaproteobacteria bacterium US3C007, one genomic interval encodes:
- the mutM gene encoding bifunctional DNA-formamidopyrimidine glycosylase/DNA-(apurinic or apyrimidinic site) lyase, which yields MPELPEVETVMRGLAPAMEGDVIKLAQVNRPDLRWPFPTQMAKRLTGQRIQQLRRRSKYILADLSSGETLLMHLGMSGRILVSGDPLGRFVQNHAAIGKHDHVIFHMEKGTRVTFNDPRRFGAMDLMQTAAGESHRLLRDIGPEPLGNTFDEPYFFNHVKTRRAPIKSLMLDQRLVAGLGNIYVCEALFRAGIAPHRAGFRLAPKRIKSLVPIIRDVLNEAIAAGGSSLRDFRQADGELGYFQHQFDVYGREGAPCNASGCKSLIRRIQQSGRSSFYCPSCQT from the coding sequence ATGCCCGAACTGCCTGAAGTTGAAACCGTCATGCGCGGATTGGCGCCCGCGATGGAGGGCGATGTGATAAAATTAGCCCAGGTAAACCGGCCCGATTTGCGCTGGCCCTTTCCAACACAAATGGCAAAAAGGCTCACAGGGCAAAGAATTCAACAATTGCGCCGGCGCTCAAAATATATTCTGGCGGATTTATCTAGCGGAGAAACCCTTTTGATGCATCTGGGCATGTCGGGGCGCATATTGGTTTCAGGTGACCCGTTGGGGCGATTTGTGCAAAACCACGCGGCCATTGGCAAACATGATCATGTGATCTTTCACATGGAAAAAGGCACCCGCGTCACCTTCAACGATCCGCGGCGCTTTGGGGCTATGGATTTGATGCAAACTGCGGCTGGCGAAAGCCATCGATTGTTGCGCGATATAGGCCCCGAACCTTTGGGAAATACTTTTGATGAACCCTATTTCTTCAATCACGTAAAAACGCGGCGCGCCCCGATCAAATCCTTAATGCTAGATCAACGCCTGGTCGCGGGTTTGGGCAATATTTATGTATGCGAAGCGCTCTTTCGTGCGGGTATTGCCCCGCATCGTGCGGGGTTTCGATTGGCCCCAAAGCGGATAAAATCGCTGGTTCCAATTATTCGCGATGTCTTGAATGAAGCCATTGCAGCCGGTGGGTCGTCTTTGCGCGATTTTCGTCAGGCTGATGGTGAATTGGGCTATTTCCAACACCAATTTGACGTTTATGGGCGCGAAGGCGCACCGTGCAATGCATCGGGTTGCAAAAGCTTAATTCGAAGAATTCAACAATCAGGGCGCTCAAGTTTTTACTGCCCTTCCTGTCAAACCTAG
- a CDS encoding enoyl-CoA hydratase, translated as MAYETIIVTVEDHVALIKLNRPDALNALNNQLMQELAEALGEAQTSDKVRCIVLTGSEKAFAAGADIKMMSQKSFVDVFTEDLFASEAHKITATRKPIIAAVSGYALGGGCELAMMCDFIICSDTAKFGQPEINLGVSPGIGGTQRMTRSIGKSKAMDMCLTGRFMEAEEAERCGLVSRVVPAKKLLSEAMAAAAKIAEKSQITTVAVKEMINRSYETTLNEGLLFERRVFHALFATEDQKEGMAAFLEKREPQFRDK; from the coding sequence ATGGCCTATGAAACGATCATTGTAACCGTTGAAGATCACGTTGCCCTGATAAAGTTAAACCGTCCGGATGCGCTGAATGCGCTGAACAATCAATTGATGCAAGAATTGGCTGAGGCGCTTGGCGAGGCACAAACCAGCGATAAAGTTCGCTGCATCGTTTTGACTGGATCTGAAAAAGCATTCGCCGCTGGCGCAGATATAAAAATGATGAGCCAGAAAAGCTTTGTCGATGTGTTCACCGAAGATCTCTTCGCATCAGAGGCGCATAAAATCACCGCGACGCGCAAACCAATCATCGCCGCCGTATCAGGCTATGCGTTGGGCGGCGGCTGTGAATTGGCAATGATGTGTGATTTCATCATTTGTTCGGACACTGCGAAATTTGGTCAGCCCGAAATCAACCTAGGCGTATCTCCTGGGATTGGCGGCACACAACGAATGACCCGCTCGATCGGGAAATCAAAAGCTATGGATATGTGCCTGACGGGCCGGTTTATGGAAGCCGAAGAAGCCGAAAGATGCGGGCTGGTCAGCCGCGTCGTTCCCGCAAAGAAACTGCTTTCTGAAGCGATGGCCGCAGCTGCGAAAATCGCGGAAAAATCCCAAATAACAACAGTGGCTGTGAAAGAAATGATCAATCGGTCATACGAGACAACGCTTAACGAGGGGCTACTCTTCGAACGGCGCGTTTTCCATGCCTTATTTGCCACCGAAGATCAAAAAGAAGGGATGGCGGCATTTCTAGAAAAACGCGAACCACAATTTCGCGACAAATAA
- the rpsT gene encoding 30S ribosomal protein S20 gives MANTPQSKKRARQNERRAAVNKARRSRIRTFVRRVEEALESGDKDAASEALRAAQPEMMRGVTKGIYHKNTIARKMSRLTARLKAIA, from the coding sequence ATGGCCAATACGCCTCAGTCAAAAAAACGCGCCCGGCAGAATGAGCGCCGCGCTGCTGTTAACAAAGCCCGCCGCTCACGCATCCGCACATTCGTGCGCCGTGTGGAAGAAGCGCTCGAAAGCGGTGATAAAGATGCAGCCTCAGAAGCGCTTCGTGCAGCCCAGCCAGAAATGATGCGCGGCGTGACAAAGGGCATCTACCACAAGAACACGATCGCTAGAAAAATGTCGCGCCTAACGGCACGCTTGAAAGCGATTGCTTAA
- the dnaA gene encoding chromosomal replication initiator protein DnaA has translation MTPEKWRDLQSSIKLTIGNNNYRTWIDPLNFSHVEDDVAVFDVPTTFLGNYVEQNFGDVILHKLSEAQAQIRRIRFQVAARQTDIKKPLEAPARQDTPKSSAAKNGGFSSEFTSAPIDARFTFDTFIVGKPNELAYAASKRVSEGGEVTFNPLFLYGGVGLGKTHLMHATAWELQARRPDLNVLYLSAEQFMYRFVQALRERKMMDFKQLFRSVDVLMVDDVQFIAGKDSTQEEFFHTFNALVDQNKQIIISADRAPGEIKDLEDRIKSRMQCGLVVDLHPTDYELRLGILQSKVERHQSQYPDLVIEPNVLEFLALRISTNVRVLEGALTRLFAFASLVGRPINLDLTQDCLADVLRASERKITVEEIQRKVSEHYNIRLSDIIGPKRVRTYARPRQVAMYLAKQMTSRSLPEIGRRFGGRDHTTVMHGVKRIEELKIQDGQVAEDLEMLRRTLEA, from the coding sequence ATGACTCCAGAAAAATGGCGCGACTTACAATCCTCAATCAAACTGACAATTGGCAATAATAACTATCGAACCTGGATTGACCCGCTGAATTTTTCGCATGTGGAAGATGATGTTGCGGTGTTCGATGTGCCCACAACGTTTTTGGGAAATTATGTAGAGCAAAATTTTGGGGATGTGATTCTACATAAGCTCAGCGAAGCGCAGGCGCAGATCCGCCGCATTCGGTTTCAAGTTGCTGCGCGTCAAACCGATATCAAAAAGCCGCTGGAAGCGCCGGCACGCCAAGACACGCCAAAATCCAGCGCTGCAAAGAATGGTGGTTTCTCGTCAGAGTTTACAAGCGCGCCAATTGATGCGCGCTTCACCTTCGACACTTTTATCGTTGGAAAACCAAATGAGCTGGCATATGCGGCGTCAAAGCGCGTGTCCGAAGGTGGAGAGGTCACGTTTAACCCGCTGTTTTTATATGGAGGTGTGGGCTTAGGTAAAACGCATCTGATGCATGCCACGGCCTGGGAATTGCAAGCCCGGCGGCCAGATCTAAACGTTCTATATCTTTCGGCAGAACAATTTATGTATCGGTTCGTGCAAGCGCTGCGCGAACGCAAAATGATGGATTTCAAACAATTGTTCCGGTCGGTGGATGTATTGATGGTGGATGATGTACAATTCATAGCCGGAAAAGACAGCACCCAAGAAGAATTTTTTCACACGTTTAACGCTTTGGTCGATCAAAATAAGCAAATTATCATTTCGGCAGATCGTGCGCCGGGTGAAATTAAAGATCTGGAAGATCGTATCAAAAGCAGGATGCAATGCGGCTTGGTGGTGGATTTGCACCCAACCGATTATGAATTGCGTTTGGGGATCCTTCAGTCGAAGGTAGAGCGGCATCAAAGTCAATATCCTGATCTGGTGATTGAGCCCAACGTATTAGAGTTTCTAGCGTTGCGGATATCAACAAATGTACGCGTCTTAGAAGGCGCACTTACCCGGTTATTTGCTTTTGCCTCTTTGGTTGGACGGCCGATCAATCTGGATCTGACTCAAGATTGCTTGGCAGATGTATTGCGCGCCTCCGAGCGCAAGATCACAGTGGAAGAAATCCAACGCAAAGTCTCTGAGCATTATAACATTCGTCTGTCAGATATCATTGGTCCCAAACGCGTGCGCACCTATGCCCGCCCGCGCCAGGTGGCGATGTATTTGGCCAAACAAATGACCAGTCGCAGCCTTCCCGAGATCGGCCGCCGATTTGGGGGCCGCGACCACACAACCGTTATGCATGGCGTAAAGCGCATCGAAGAGCTCAAGATACAGGATGGGCAAGTGGCAGAAGATCTTGAAATGCTGCGCAGAACTTTAGAAGCCTAA
- the dnaN gene encoding DNA polymerase III subunit beta encodes MKLSIERSILLRALSQAQSVVERRNTIPILANVLIECDESTVHFRATDLDIEVIDKTPAQVERPGATTVSAVTLHEIVRKLPDGALVTLADDATKGRLYVEAGRSNFSLATLPKEDFPIMASSEYTANFSAPAAMLRRLFDKSKFAISTEETRYYLNGVYLHVADGEGGQTLRCVATDGHRLARIDAALPEGASDLPGVIVPRKTVGELRKLLDDDDMQIAVSVSETKIRFATPEITMTSKVIDGTFPDYTRVIPQNNTRRLEVDASEFAKAVDRVATVSSERSRAVKLSLDEDRLVLSVNAPDSGAAEEELAVAYSDEMLEIGFNAKYLLEIASQVDRENAVFMFNSSGDPTLMREGDDASAVYVVMPMRV; translated from the coding sequence ATGAAATTGAGCATTGAACGCAGTATATTGCTCAGAGCGCTGTCGCAAGCTCAGTCGGTTGTTGAACGCCGCAACACCATTCCTATTTTGGCAAATGTGTTGATCGAATGCGATGAAAGCACCGTCCATTTCCGAGCAACCGATTTGGATATTGAGGTGATCGACAAGACCCCTGCGCAGGTCGAGCGCCCGGGCGCCACAACCGTCTCTGCGGTGACTCTGCACGAGATCGTGCGCAAACTTCCAGATGGCGCGTTGGTCACGCTGGCGGATGATGCCACAAAGGGGCGTTTATACGTAGAGGCTGGCCGGTCAAACTTTTCCTTGGCCACATTGCCCAAAGAAGATTTTCCAATCATGGCAAGTTCGGAATATACGGCGAATTTTTCAGCCCCGGCCGCGATGCTGCGCCGTTTGTTTGATAAATCTAAATTTGCCATTTCTACAGAAGAAACAAGATATTACCTTAATGGCGTGTACTTACATGTGGCCGATGGCGAGGGCGGGCAAACGCTGCGCTGCGTGGCAACCGATGGGCACCGCCTGGCGCGCATTGATGCGGCATTGCCAGAGGGCGCAAGCGATCTTCCCGGCGTGATTGTGCCGCGCAAAACCGTGGGTGAGTTGCGCAAATTGCTTGACGATGATGATATGCAAATCGCGGTCTCTGTTTCAGAAACCAAAATCCGCTTTGCCACACCCGAAATCACCATGACATCAAAGGTAATTGACGGAACATTTCCAGATTACACGCGGGTTATTCCGCAAAATAACACGCGGCGGCTTGAAGTGGATGCTTCTGAATTCGCAAAGGCGGTGGATCGGGTGGCAACCGTGTCTTCTGAACGCTCGCGCGCCGTTAAACTATCGCTGGATGAAGATCGCTTGGTGCTCTCGGTGAACGCGCCCGATAGCGGCGCTGCCGAAGAAGAGCTTGCAGTGGCCTATTCGGATGAGATGCTTGAAATTGGCTTTAACGCCAAATACCTGCTCGAAATCGCCAGTCAAGTTGATCGTGAGAACGCAGTTTTCATGTTTAATTCCTCTGGAGATCCAACGCTGATGCGCGAGGGCGATGATGCCAGCGCGGTCTATGTTGTTATGCCCATGCGCGTGTAA
- the recF gene encoding DNA replication/repair protein RecF — translation MLYLTSLHLSHFRSHKSLELECDERPVALFGANGSGKTNILEAVSLFSPGRGLRRASAEDMARRPEHIGWKLRGTLTAQGRQHEIELSSRNGAARSTKIDGKTASQTALGGITRVLWLVPAMDRLWIEGAEGRRRFWDRIALSFFPSHAEHSLSYEKAMRERNRLLKDQVTDDHWYRALEHQMALSGVAIMQARQAALAYIHNAQIAASTQFPKAELTLLQSENGPLPDTVEDLSAAFASARARDLAAGRSLLGPHRTDLSALYLSKGMPAKECSTGEQKALLISIILANARALTDQIGAPPILLLDEVAAHLDAQRRAALYTEINTLKAQAWMTGTGPELFEDLGAAALMLELGDSGSGSFIKLG, via the coding sequence ATGCTGTATCTAACCAGTCTCCATCTGTCGCATTTTCGATCGCATAAATCGTTAGAATTGGAATGTGATGAGCGGCCGGTCGCCCTGTTTGGCGCCAATGGATCTGGCAAAACAAATATTTTGGAAGCTGTATCGCTGTTTTCGCCGGGGCGCGGATTGCGACGCGCCAGCGCCGAAGATATGGCGCGACGCCCTGAACATATCGGATGGAAGCTGCGCGGCACGCTGACCGCGCAGGGGCGTCAACATGAGATCGAGCTAAGTTCGCGAAACGGCGCGGCGCGCAGCACCAAGATTGACGGGAAAACCGCTTCGCAAACTGCGCTGGGCGGCATAACACGCGTGCTCTGGCTGGTCCCGGCGATGGATAGGTTGTGGATCGAGGGGGCAGAAGGGCGGCGGCGCTTTTGGGATCGCATTGCGCTGAGTTTTTTTCCAAGCCATGCCGAGCACAGCCTGAGCTATGAAAAAGCCATGCGTGAAAGAAACCGTTTGTTAAAAGACCAAGTGACTGATGATCATTGGTATCGGGCGCTCGAACATCAAATGGCCCTTTCGGGGGTGGCCATTATGCAGGCGCGCCAAGCGGCGCTTGCGTATATTCATAACGCGCAAATCGCGGCGAGCACCCAGTTTCCAAAAGCAGAATTAACATTGCTGCAATCCGAGAACGGCCCGCTTCCAGATACGGTTGAAGATCTATCTGCCGCATTCGCCAGCGCGCGAGCGCGCGACCTGGCCGCCGGGCGCAGCTTGCTGGGTCCGCATCGCACGGATCTATCCGCGCTTTATCTCAGCAAAGGCATGCCTGCCAAAGAATGCTCAACCGGAGAACAAAAAGCGCTTTTAATTTCAATTATTTTAGCCAATGCGCGCGCATTGACAGACCAAATCGGCGCCCCGCCAATCTTATTATTGGATGAGGTGGCCGCGCATCTTGACGCCCAGCGCCGAGCTGCGCTTTATACCGAAATTAACACCCTAAAAGCACAAGCTTGGATGACCGGTACAGGGCCCGAATTGTTTGAAGATCTAGGCGCGGCAGCGTTGATGTTAGAGCTTGGCGATAGCGGTTCAGGCTCATTTATAAAACTCGGCTAA
- a CDS encoding LysE family translocator — MSVNAIDLLLYTGGLLVLFLTPGPVWVALIARTLGGGLAAAVPLAFGVMVGDLLWPTLAILGLSWLVTQFSMILILLKAVAVVVFWGMGLALLRRTDQAIAQESRLIKPGAWAGFIAGAAVIIGNPKAMLFYIAILPGFFDFNTLTALDMALIALLSASIPFTGNLCVALLVNRSRQFFTSPQSRQRITQISGGLLILVGTVIPFT, encoded by the coding sequence ATGTCTGTGAATGCAATTGACTTGCTGCTCTATACGGGAGGGCTTTTGGTGCTGTTCCTTACCCCAGGCCCAGTTTGGGTGGCTCTGATTGCCCGCACGCTGGGCGGCGGTTTGGCGGCGGCTGTGCCTTTGGCATTTGGCGTGATGGTGGGGGATTTGCTATGGCCAACCCTAGCAATTTTGGGCCTCAGCTGGCTGGTGACACAATTTTCGATGATTTTGATCCTTCTCAAAGCCGTGGCTGTGGTGGTTTTTTGGGGGATGGGGCTGGCCTTGCTGCGCAGGACAGATCAGGCGATTGCGCAGGAATCGCGCCTGATAAAACCCGGCGCCTGGGCCGGCTTTATCGCCGGTGCAGCCGTGATCATTGGTAACCCGAAAGCGATGTTATTCTACATCGCTATTCTGCCGGGGTTTTTCGATTTTAACACCCTCACGGCGCTGGATATGGCGCTGATCGCTCTGCTGTCTGCTAGCATTCCCTTCACGGGAAATCTCTGCGTTGCCCTGCTGGTAAACCGCAGCCGGCAGTTTTTCACATCGCCACAATCGCGACAGCGGATCACGCAAATTTCCGGTGGCTTGCTTATCCTGGTAGGAACGGTGATTCCCTTCACTTAG
- the gyrB gene encoding DNA topoisomerase (ATP-hydrolyzing) subunit B, which produces MSNTDQAANEYGADSIKVLKGLEAVRKRPGMYIGDTDDGSGLHHMVYEVVDNGIDEALAKHADHVHVKIHADNSVSVSDNGRGIPVDIHEEEGVSAAEVIMTQLHAGGKFDSNSYKVSGGLHGVGVSVVNALSVWLELRIWRNGKEHVARFEHGDTVEHLKIVGDANGRNGTEVRFLASTDTFSNLEYSFDTLEKRLRELAFLNSGVRIILEDERPAEPLHSELFYEGGVKEFVKYLDRSKNAIMPEPIFITGERDEIGIEVSMWWNDSYHETVLPFTNNIPQRDGGSHLAGFRGALTRTINSYAQSSGIAKKEKVNFTGDDAREGLTCVLSVKVPDPKFSSQTKDKLVSSEVRPAVEGLMNEKLGEWFEENPAIAKIIVSKIIEAALAREAARKARELTRRKTALDVNYLAGKLKDCSEKDPSKTEVFLVEGDSAGGSAQTGRDRRTQAILPLKGKILNVERARFDRMLNSQEIGNLVMALGTGIGRDEFDLSKLRYHKIVIMTDADVDGAHIRTLLLTFFYRQMRELVENGFLYIAQPPLYKVSRGKSEVYLKDQAEMDDYLIQQGIDGALLRLEDGAELAGQDLARVVDEARQLKRVLDAFPNHYPQHILEQAAIAGAFVPGRVDADLQGTADKIAARLDLIAAEYERGWNGRITQDHGIRLARILRGVEEVRRLDGPMLRSGEARKTGSFTESLQEIYGSAATLIRKDRSQVIFGPLDLLDSVLKEGEKGLSLQRYKGLGEMNPDQLWETTLDPDARTLLQVKVEDAAEADDLFTKLMGDVVEPRRDFIQTNALSVANLDF; this is translated from the coding sequence ATGTCCAACACTGATCAAGCCGCCAATGAATACGGCGCTGATTCTATCAAGGTTCTCAAAGGCTTAGAGGCAGTTCGCAAACGCCCTGGCATGTATATTGGCGATACCGATGATGGCAGCGGGCTTCATCATATGGTCTATGAGGTTGTGGATAACGGCATCGATGAAGCTTTGGCCAAACATGCCGACCATGTGCATGTGAAAATTCATGCCGATAACAGCGTATCTGTGTCTGATAATGGGCGCGGGATACCCGTGGATATCCATGAGGAAGAGGGCGTTTCCGCCGCCGAGGTCATTATGACTCAGCTGCATGCTGGCGGGAAATTTGATAGCAATTCTTATAAAGTATCGGGTGGTTTACACGGCGTGGGCGTCTCGGTGGTAAATGCGCTATCGGTCTGGTTGGAGCTGCGGATTTGGCGCAACGGCAAAGAGCATGTGGCACGCTTTGAACATGGCGATACGGTTGAGCATTTGAAAATCGTTGGGGATGCGAATGGCCGCAACGGCACAGAAGTGCGGTTTTTGGCCTCAACAGACACTTTTTCAAACCTTGAATATTCTTTTGATACGCTAGAAAAGCGGCTGCGGGAATTGGCCTTTTTAAACTCGGGCGTGCGGATTATCCTTGAAGATGAGCGCCCAGCTGAGCCGTTGCACAGCGAACTCTTTTATGAGGGCGGTGTAAAAGAATTCGTTAAATATCTTGACCGCTCCAAGAACGCGATCATGCCCGAGCCGATCTTTATTACAGGCGAGCGGGATGAGATCGGCATTGAAGTGTCGATGTGGTGGAATGACAGCTATCATGAAACGGTTCTGCCTTTCACAAATAACATTCCCCAGCGCGATGGTGGTTCCCATTTGGCAGGGTTTCGCGGCGCGTTGACCCGCACCATCAATTCTTATGCCCAATCCAGCGGTATCGCAAAAAAAGAGAAGGTGAATTTCACCGGCGATGATGCCCGCGAAGGCTTAACATGTGTGTTATCGGTCAAGGTGCCCGATCCAAAGTTTTCTAGCCAAACCAAAGATAAGCTGGTCAGCTCAGAAGTGCGCCCCGCTGTTGAAGGGCTGATGAATGAAAAACTGGGCGAATGGTTCGAAGAAAACCCCGCGATTGCAAAAATAATCGTCAGCAAGATAATCGAGGCCGCGTTGGCCCGCGAGGCAGCGCGTAAAGCCCGCGAACTGACCCGCCGCAAAACCGCGCTTGATGTGAATTATCTGGCTGGAAAATTAAAAGATTGTTCCGAAAAAGATCCATCAAAAACCGAAGTGTTCCTGGTCGAGGGTGACAGCGCCGGTGGCTCTGCGCAAACGGGCCGCGACCGGCGCACGCAAGCCATTTTGCCACTTAAAGGGAAAATTCTAAACGTTGAGCGGGCGCGGTTTGACCGCATGCTCAACAGCCAAGAGATTGGCAATCTTGTGATGGCGCTGGGCACCGGTATCGGGCGGGATGAGTTTGATCTTTCAAAGCTGCGTTATCATAAAATCGTTATCATGACCGATGCCGATGTTGATGGCGCGCATATCCGAACCTTGCTGCTGACGTTTTTCTACCGTCAGATGCGCGAATTGGTGGAAAACGGGTTCCTGTATATCGCGCAACCGCCGCTGTACAAAGTGAGCCGCGGCAAATCCGAAGTCTATCTAAAAGATCAGGCTGAAATGGATGATTATCTGATCCAGCAGGGTATCGATGGGGCCCTTTTACGTTTGGAAGATGGCGCGGAGTTGGCCGGCCAAGATCTGGCCCGCGTGGTCGATGAAGCCCGCCAGCTCAAGCGCGTTCTGGACGCCTTTCCAAACCACTATCCCCAGCATATTTTGGAACAAGCCGCGATTGCCGGCGCCTTCGTTCCGGGCCGAGTTGACGCGGATCTGCAAGGCACAGCGGATAAGATTGCTGCCCGTCTCGATTTAATCGCAGCAGAATATGAACGCGGTTGGAACGGGCGCATTACCCAAGATCATGGCATCCGTTTGGCGCGGATTTTGCGCGGCGTTGAAGAAGTGCGCCGCCTTGATGGGCCCATGTTGCGATCGGGTGAAGCGCGCAAAACCGGCAGCTTTACCGAAAGCCTGCAAGAAATTTATGGCAGCGCCGCGACATTGATCCGCAAAGATCGCAGCCAAGTGATTTTCGGGCCGCTCGATCTGCTCGACTCGGTTTTGAAAGAGGGTGAAAAGGGCTTATCCCTGCAGCGCTATAAAGGTCTGGGTGAAATGAACCCCGACCAGCTTTGGGAAACCACGCTCGATCCGGATGCGCGCACCTTATTGCAGGTGAAAGTTGAAGATGCAGCCGAGGCGGATGATCTGTTCACCAAGCTGATGGGCGATGTTGTCGAGCCCCGCCGCGATTTTATCCAAACCAACGCGTTAAGCGTTGCCAATTTGGACTTTTGA
- a CDS encoding beta-eliminating lyase-related protein — MFFGSDNQGPVPEAVLEALRVANQGYAASYGADAITLDVVSRIQTLFEAPNAAVYLAATGTAANTLALACLCPPWATIYCSPVAHIQEDECNAPEFFTGGAKLNLVGSDDKLTPAALEQAILGTAQGDVHGPQRGPVSLTQITEKGRIYTLSELSELCAVAKAYDLPVHMDGARFANAIAALGCSAAEMTWRCGIDALTFGGTKNGLMGVEAVIFFDPKYAWEFELRRKRGAHLFSKNRFLAAQMQAYLEHDLWRDLAQKANDNSAYLAQGLRKLDAVRFQYEPAANMIFAYMPRALVHRARQGGAVFSVWSGDIAHGPAEEELVTRLVCDWSLETSQIDQFLGLIAPI; from the coding sequence ATGTTTTTTGGCTCAGATAATCAAGGGCCAGTGCCCGAGGCCGTTTTAGAGGCATTGCGCGTGGCAAATCAAGGCTATGCCGCCTCTTACGGCGCTGATGCGATCACTCTGGATGTTGTCTCGAGAATTCAAACTCTGTTTGAGGCCCCGAATGCGGCGGTATATTTGGCCGCCACTGGCACCGCGGCCAATACATTGGCCCTGGCCTGCTTATGCCCACCCTGGGCAACAATTTATTGCAGCCCCGTTGCGCATATCCAAGAAGATGAATGCAATGCGCCCGAGTTTTTTACCGGTGGGGCGAAATTAAACCTCGTCGGCAGCGATGATAAGCTGACGCCTGCTGCGCTTGAACAGGCTATTTTGGGAACGGCGCAAGGGGATGTCCACGGTCCGCAGCGCGGGCCCGTTTCGTTGACCCAAATCACCGAAAAAGGCAGAATTTATACGCTTTCAGAGCTTTCAGAGCTGTGCGCTGTGGCCAAAGCTTACGATCTTCCGGTTCATATGGATGGGGCCCGGTTTGCCAATGCGATTGCCGCCTTGGGGTGCAGCGCGGCTGAAATGACGTGGCGATGCGGGATTGATGCCTTGACGTTTGGTGGAACGAAAAACGGCTTGATGGGTGTAGAGGCGGTGATCTTTTTTGATCCTAAATACGCTTGGGAATTTGAGTTGCGGCGCAAACGCGGCGCGCATTTATTTTCAAAAAACCGCTTTCTTGCCGCGCAAATGCAGGCCTATCTTGAGCATGATCTTTGGCGCGACCTGGCGCAAAAAGCAAATGATAACAGCGCCTACCTGGCGCAGGGCCTGCGCAAATTAGACGCGGTTCGGTTTCAGTATGAACCCGCCGCCAATATGATTTTCGCCTATATGCCGCGGGCTTTGGTGCACCGCGCGCGTCAGGGCGGCGCAGTTTTTTCGGTATGGTCGGGTGATATTGCGCATGGCCCTGCAGAGGAAGAGCTGGTTACCCGCCTGGTCTGTGACTGGTCGCTTGAAACATCTCAAATTGACCAGTTTCTGGGGTTGATTGCACCAATCTGA
- a CDS encoding YcgN family cysteine cluster protein, translating to MSAEEGIKRSGLAPKFWEEKPLSKLSKAEWEALCDGCGKCCLNKLEDEDTGEVALTRVACRLLDDDSCGCGQYKIRHQFVPECIVLRPDNLAAHAYWLPRSCAYLLLWQGKPLYDWHPLISGDPETVHAAGVSVRGKTLPEFEVDEEYWEDHLFEERA from the coding sequence ATGAGCGCAGAGGAAGGCATCAAGCGCAGCGGTCTTGCCCCCAAGTTTTGGGAAGAAAAACCGCTGTCCAAATTATCTAAGGCAGAATGGGAGGCGCTTTGCGATGGATGCGGAAAATGCTGCTTAAATAAATTAGAAGATGAAGACACCGGTGAGGTTGCGCTTACGCGGGTGGCCTGCCGTTTGCTGGATGATGACAGCTGTGGCTGCGGACAATATAAAATTCGCCATCAATTTGTGCCCGAATGCATCGTCTTGCGCCCTGATAACTTGGCCGCTCATGCCTATTGGTTACCGCGCAGCTGTGCCTATCTGTTATTATGGCAGGGCAAACCCTTATATGATTGGCATCCTTTGATTTCCGGAGATCCCGAGACGGTGCATGCGGCCGGTGTTTCGGTGCGTGGAAAAACCCTTCCTGAATTTGAAGTGGATGAAGAGTATTGGGAAGATCATTTGTTTGAGGAGCGCGCGTGA